The genomic window CTTCCACCTGTGACAGTGTGAGGCCATCGTTTCTATGATCGCCGGTGATAGAACTTTTAGTGGCAAGCAAAGTTCCGTTGCCATCCACTTCAATGGCACCACCTTCCAGCACCATTGCACTTAAATCCAGCACTGTTTTGTCAATATCTGCTCCGATCAGAGAGGGTATCTGATCATCGAGCAAATAAGGCCAGTCATTTCCCCAGCCATCAAACTTCCAATCGCCAATAACCAGGTTTCCCTGTTCATCCTTAACGAAGATGGGGCCGTTATCCCTGATCCAATAATCATCGGTGGGGTGAATGAAAAAGTCAATTTTATCAAGCGCTATTCCTGAAGCAGTGAGTAACTCCACCGTGTGATCCACCTCTGCCTGGCTATAAGAAACAATATGCACGTTTTCAGATTTCACCAATTCCCTGGTCATTTCAACCCAGGCAGACTCAAAAAATGCCCTGTTTCCGGGCCCATAAGTAGAATCATGCGGCCATGCCAGCCAGGTTCCCTCATGCTCGTCCCAATCCGCTCCTCTCGTGTATTGCTGTGCAGATAATAAGCTACTCATAAAAATCAGTATGCCTGCAATCAGCAGGACCTTTGGTAAATATTTCATGACATTCATGCGTTGTGGTTTTTATGTTAATGAAACAAAAGAATGCTTTCTTGATGGCTGTAAAAACATTTTTCACCCAAGTTTCCTATATCCGGTATGACTGAAAGGTTATCGGGCATGAAATGAATGTCAGATTTTATCTTCTGTTCGTTCCCTGAAAATAGGCCCCGGAGGAAAATTACATAGCATTGAAGTAAAAGATGAGTTCAGGTGAAATATAAAACATAACTATGCACTTCCATTATTTCCATCAGCAATTTAAATGCAGATTCATTCTGGAAAATTAAAAGTGCTTGAACATGCAGCCTTCTGGCTTTTTATGTGGCTCTTTGTATTCGATTATCATTTTGTTGAAAATAATTGGGGACAGGCCATCCTGGCTACCGGCATGGAAGTATTTACTTATGCTGTAATCGTTTATTTGAACCTGCTGCTGCTGATTCCGCTATTATTAAAACGAAAACATGCATTGCTTTACATTGCTTCCATCGTTTCCACTGTGGCAGTGTATGTTTTGCTCCTGCGCATAAGTGGTTTAGAAAAATATTTCTATGACTTTGAGGGGTGGAGAAATGTTTTTTCGATGGTGATCAATACTTCCCTTTTTCTACTTATCTCGTTCCTCTATTGGTATTTTAAACAATGGCGATTGGAACATGAACAGCAACTGGCCTGGAAAAACGAGAAACTGGAAGCCGAACTGAATTTCCTCCGGTCGCAGATCAGCCCGCATTTTATTTTCAATACGTTGAACAATATCTATACGCTCGCTCTCCGGAAAGATGACAGCACAGCGCCCATGGTTGCCAAACTATCCACATTACTGCGCTATGTTTTGTATGAAGGGGGAGAATGGCAGATTTTTCTGAAAAAAGAAACGGAGACACTCAGGCAATATATAGAATTGCAGTTACTCCGGAAGCCCATCTCCAACAACGTGGATTTTTATACCGAAGGAAATCCGGCAGAATGGAAAATAGCGCCGATGCTGCTGATTAATTTTGTGGAAAATGCCTTCAAGCACAGCAGGATCGACCACGATGAAGACAGCTGGATCAAAATCCATAGCAATATCAACAGCGAGGGGAAACTTTCTTTTTCCTCTGAAAATAGCGCTGCTGATACTACCGTAACTGATGATCAGGGGGGAATCGGTTTACAAAACGTTCGAAGGCAACTCGAACTATTCTATCCAAGATGCCATACATTAACTGTAAAGCATGAAAATGGAATTTTTAGTGTGCAACTAAATTTACAATTAAGAAAGAATGGAAAAATATAGATGTGTTGTGGCAGATGACGAAACCCTGGCCAGGGAATTGATCACTGCGCACATTGAGAAAATTCCGAACCTTGAAATAGTCACTACCTGCACCAATGCAATCGATACCAAAATTGCACTTGAAAAATACCAGCCTGATATTCTTTTTCTGGATATCCAGATGCCCAACCTCACCGGACTCGAACTCATACGAATGCTGAAAAGAAGGCCGGCGATTGTTCTTACCACTGCCTATTCCGAACATGCCATTGAAAGTTATGAACTTGAAGTAGCTGACTACCTTCTCAAACCGATTGAGTTTGATCGTTTTTTCCAGGCAGTATCGAAAGCGGCGGAGCAGCTTGATCGCGGCGCAGTTCACTTGCCGCCTGAATCAACGAACTTTACTGAAGAACAAGGCAACTATTTTTTTGTGAAGTCGGATCATAAAATAGTCAGGGTAGATTATGCAGAAACGCTTTTTATAGAAGCCTTGCAAAAGTATGTTTGCATTTATACTGAATCAGGCCGTATCATCACGCTTGTATCTATGAGCCAACTGGAATCGTCACTTCCCGTCAGGCACTTTACGCGCATCCACAGATCATATATCGTGAACCTGAATAAAATTGACAGCATTGAAGGCAATATGGTTCATATTGGTAAACACCATTTGCCGCTAAGCAAAGGACAGCGGGACTCATTTTTAGAAATAGTGAAAAAGAAAGGGTTAGGCTGGTAAACTACCTGATGCTGTAGTCTTTGAAAAAATGAGATGCTCATAACCGACAACCGGAAACTGATTACCTGTTACGATGTGGCAAACGCTTTTCGTGTTTTCCACAATGCTCAAAAGAAAACCACTTCCTGTCAGATTCAGTGGTGGCGATTACAAGTGACGCAAAAACCGTGTTAGCGGGTCGGTTTTATTCTTCCTTCACAAATTTTACTTCACTTTTGGACTTAGTTTCACCTTCAAGTATTTCTGCAATGAATTCATTAATCAATTCTAAGTGTTTACTATAAAGTAACAACCTGTCTTGAAGAATTTCCATATCCGGCTGATTCACGCTGTTATCAATTAGCATCCGTAGATAAAAAGAGGATACATAGGCATTATGCTCAAACTCATTTTTCGTAGAGCAAAAAACAACGCTAGAGGCATTGATGTTTTCGAAAAATGCAAAAGGTTCTGCTTGCCCGGTAGCAGCACAAAATAAGATTGGAAAAGGATAACGCGCCTTTTCGGTAATCACTTTTTGGAATACCTCCGGCCACATTTCTTTAATTTTATCCTGGTCCGTTTTAAATTCAATGGTTGTTTCTAATGAAATAAGTGCTTTAATAGTCGTGTCATTGTCAAATGTTCGTAACCCCATTTGTGCACCCCAGCTATGCCCGATGAAAAAAACCGATTTAGCGTTGGTCAGCGTTCTGGCAAATTTCAGAACAGATTTAAGACTTTGCTCCTCTTCATCTTCAATTATCTTGTCGAAAGGTTTAAGTCCAAATATTGTATTCTCAAAAGGCAAATGAAAGCTGGCTGAAACAAAAATGAATCCGTGCGAAGCAAAATATTCAGCCATCACAAAGTTCTCAAAAGGGAAACTTTGTGCGCCGTGATGGTATAAAATAACAGGAAAACGGGAGGCATTAAAAGCATTGTGCATAATACTTTTAGTCCTTGTTTCTCCGATCAAATTGAGTATATCGGCATAACTGAATTTTCCGAAATTGTTTGCCTCGCCAGATGCTACGTTCTGCTCAATAAAATCTCTGGTTACAGCTTCCTTATAGCTTCGCTTTAATTCTTTTTGAATGTTAGATAACCTGTCAGTTTCCGCCCAGTCATAGAAATCTTTAAATCTTACATAATCCGGATTCGATACCCGTTCTTCTAACGGATACCAGATTTGAATGAAGTGTGGTTTCATTCCCACATAATCGAATGCTTCATATTGATATTTTGTATCGAATACAATCGTATCCGTGAACCCAACCTGATAATCGCCGAGTGTAATAAAATCATACAAATTGCTTTGCGCATTAATTGCAAAACTCTGCAGAAATATTATTAAGAAACAGATGATTCCTTTGGTCATTCAGCTCTTTATTAAATTGACCGCCAACGGCTGGCTGGCTGGCGATGGCATGCATTACGAAGCATTAAACTGTCGGCAAGCATCCCGATAACAATCGGAATAACATAGAAGCACAACACTTCAATTACCTGTCTCGATTTTATCGGTACACACATTCCGCCCGCTATCGCTAAGGCCCTGTTTGCGGTTTTTTTTTTTAGTCGTCAAGATCGTACAAAAGTCGATGTTGTCAAACTCAAACACTGATTGATTTTGTACAAGGCAATGATTTACAAAACCTGGTGTACTTATTATTTTGCTGGTAGCTATCATGAAATAACATTTTTTGCCTGTCACGTTTCTTATAAGCTCAAAAACCGCAATCCCCTTTTTCTCATCCACACTCTGAATAACGATTTTCCTTTCATGGTCGGAAATCAAACAAAAAGTCGCAAGGATGGTAAGCGTAAAACTTACCCTTGTATTATTCAGGTGTCCCCGGTTTGTCAAAGGTATTAAGAGTGCTGTTCTTGTCCATGAAAGTTGATGCCTCTTGAAATAGTCGGTTGCATACTTTTAGCGCACATTGTCCGAATACTGAAAGTTGCAGTGGGATATTTTGTCGTAAGCTTTGCTGGCTTTGTTGTGATCAATAAAAACAGCTTGCAGTTCACCGTCAATTGTTTGCTTCAAATGAAAACCGTGTCTTGGTCAACGCTTTGTCCGAAGCAAAGTCCGTGCGTCAGCAGGAGCAATATTATTAAGGTTTTTTTTCAATGTCTGTTGTTGTTTAAGCGATGGTGGCTGAGTATGAGTTAAACTTGCCACTAACGGTTGGCTGTTACAGGAAGCTGGAGATTTCGAAGCGTAAAAATGTCAGCCAGTGCTGAACTTGACATGAAGCACAAAGCATTAATTAATCACTGAACCGTCCATTGCTTGCAAGTGCTGTTATGCGTTCGTGCAATTCCTCATTAAAAGCACAACGGTTAGAAGTCTTTGTCATAAGTTGTTTGATGTTCGTCATTAATCATCCATACATAGCGTTGCATAATTACTTTAAGTTTATCTACTGACGTAAAATCTCTGAGTTAGAGATAACTTGTTCATTGCTGTTAAGCACCTGAACGAAGCAAAGCGCAGCGTTGCCGGATGACTAGTCAGTTTTATGTACATGATTTGATTCCTTCGCGTTGAACTTTTTCTTGCATAAATCCTTCCCGCAAACGCCATAGCATATGCAGGTGATTTGGCATGATCACAAAACCATAGACCCAAAGGCCCGGTTTCAAATTGAAATTGAACCTGCTTACTGATCATAGTTACTGAATTCCCGATTACATTTGTACAAACCCTGCCTTGCTCCAGTAATGAAACATAAGCTGAGCCGAAAAGAATTTCTACGTCTTACATCCGTTGCAGGCGTCCTGTTTGTTCCTTTTGGATCTTCCGCTCGAAGTAGCGATGTACAACCAACTGATCCCGTTTTACAATATATCAGGGGTTCAATCGGGAAAACATTGCGGCCAGCTACCGATGTTGATCCTTTGGGAAAAAGCATCCCGCTTCCGTATGCTTTCAATGTGCCGTGCATCAGTGTTCATTTCCAAAACCTGTTTTACTACGATACTTATTTTCTGAATCGCGGACTGATTGCCCTGGGCGACATACAACAGGCAACAAACAATGTGAACAATGTACTCTTCCTGGTTGACCGTCTTGGATTCGTGCCGAACAGCAACCGGCTTGATATGACCAATCGTTCGCAGCCTCCTTACCTGTGCATGATGGTACAAGACATCTATGATAAAACGCGAAATAAGGAATGGCTGAAAACCGCTTACCCGCTCATCAGTAAAGAATATGATTTCTGGATTACAAGAAGAAGCACGACTTACGGATTATCCCGGCATCATCATGATGCCACACCGGAATACCTGGCGGATTTTTATGAGCATCTGAAAAAAGTCCGTTTGCCATTGAATGCCACCACTGCTGAAGAAAAAATTTCCATAGCAGGCCACCGCCTGGCTGAAGCGGAGGCAGGTTATGATTTTACACCAAGATTTGAGGGACGCTGTGCTGATTTTATCCCGGTGGATCTTAACAGTAATCTTTTCCTGTACGAAGTAACGATGTCCGGTTTTGCCGGCATACTGGAAAACGGGGAAAGCGCATTATGGGCCGACCGCGCTGCTGCAAGAAAGAAACGGATCGATGCGCTTTTATGGAATGAAGCCCGTGGCCTGTATCTGGATTACGATATGAAAAATAAACGGCCTTCAGCTGTCACTTCTTTTGCAACGTTTCAACCGTTATGGGCCGGAT from Chitinophagales bacterium includes these protein-coding regions:
- a CDS encoding LytTR family DNA-binding domain-containing protein, coding for MEKYRCVVADDETLARELITAHIEKIPNLEIVTTCTNAIDTKIALEKYQPDILFLDIQMPNLTGLELIRMLKRRPAIVLTTAYSEHAIESYELEVADYLLKPIEFDRFFQAVSKAAEQLDRGAVHLPPESTNFTEEQGNYFFVKSDHKIVRVDYAETLFIEALQKYVCIYTESGRIITLVSMSQLESSLPVRHFTRIHRSYIVNLNKIDSIEGNMVHIGKHHLPLSKGQRDSFLEIVKKKGLGW
- a CDS encoding sensor histidine kinase, encoding MQIHSGKLKVLEHAAFWLFMWLFVFDYHFVENNWGQAILATGMEVFTYAVIVYLNLLLLIPLLLKRKHALLYIASIVSTVAVYVLLLRISGLEKYFYDFEGWRNVFSMVINTSLFLLISFLYWYFKQWRLEHEQQLAWKNEKLEAELNFLRSQISPHFIFNTLNNIYTLALRKDDSTAPMVAKLSTLLRYVLYEGGEWQIFLKKETETLRQYIELQLLRKPISNNVDFYTEGNPAEWKIAPMLLINFVENAFKHSRIDHDEDSWIKIHSNINSEGKLSFSSENSAADTTVTDDQGGIGLQNVRRQLELFYPRCHTLTVKHENGIFSVQLNLQLRKNGKI
- a CDS encoding alpha/beta hydrolase; amino-acid sequence: MTKGIICFLIIFLQSFAINAQSNLYDFITLGDYQVGFTDTIVFDTKYQYEAFDYVGMKPHFIQIWYPLEERVSNPDYVRFKDFYDWAETDRLSNIQKELKRSYKEAVTRDFIEQNVASGEANNFGKFSYADILNLIGETRTKSIMHNAFNASRFPVILYHHGAQSFPFENFVMAEYFASHGFIFVSASFHLPFENTIFGLKPFDKIIEDEEEQSLKSVLKFARTLTNAKSVFFIGHSWGAQMGLRTFDNDTTIKALISLETTIEFKTDQDKIKEMWPEVFQKVITEKARYPFPILFCAATGQAEPFAFFENINASSVVFCSTKNEFEHNAYVSSFYLRMLIDNSVNQPDMEILQDRLLLYSKHLELINEFIAEILEGETKSKSEVKFVKEE